The region CATCTGGCATGTAGTGCCTAGTTCTATTGATGCAACAACTGCAATGCTCAAGAAATTCGGGACAAAAATGTTGAAACAGGAAAATCTTCCTATGGCAATGTGGTGTGATAACTTGCGGACAAAAACATTCAATGGAATGAAAACTGCTGAGCAATTACAGCAAGAGCTTACTCAAGGATGCACCTAAACCAAATAAGCTTTATTTATTTTTTTATTTTTCGTTTATGCTTCCAGCTCCTAATAGACTAATCAGATTATTTTTAACAACAAGAATAGGAATGCGTTTCAAGAATGTTTGATAGTGAGGATGAGCGTGTTTTTGAAATTCTTTTATGAAATCATACTTAGTAAATATTTCTGGATTATGTGTTGCTATTCCTCCAGCCAAATATAATCCTCCGTTAGGAAGAACCTCTAAAGCAAAATTTCTAGAGCAACGCGCATAATAATGAACAAAAAGTTTCATTGCTTTTTTACTGCAAGGATTTTTTCCTTGACTTTCTGCTATTTCAGCTGCTGATAATTTTTCCGGTAATGTTTTATATTGTTTAAATTCTGTTTCTTTCATAAATGCATATAATATTTCTAATCCTCTGCCAGAAAGTACGTCTTCATAACTTAAAGGATATTCTTGATAGTCTTGTTTTTTTGTATGAGTTTTGATATAATCAGCAAGTTCATTATCAAACACATTTTCCAAAGGCAAATTTCCATGCCCTCCTTCACTTGGCAGTGAATTATAACTTTCTTTTGATTGATCATATATTAATATTGCCTTGCCTAAACCAGTGCCTGCTCCTATGACTGCTTTGGTGCCATGTTCAACGTGATTTCCTTTGTGCACTACAAGAAAATCTTTTTTGTCGAGAAACTGAATACCTAAGGCTAAAGCTTGAAAATCATTGATAAGATTAATGGAAAGATTTGTTTTTTTGGATAAGAGTTTAGTGTCAAAAATGATATTGGCATTAACTAATGAAACTTTTGTGTCTTTGATTATTCCTGCTGCACCAATAACACAGCTCCTGAGATGATATTTTTGCTGCAGATATGAAACAAGAGGGGTAAAAAAAGAAGTAAAGCTTTTGATTGATGAAGTCAAATGATGGTTAGTGTACACCAGCACTGGTTTTTTTTGTTTAATCTCAATAACACCCACAAAAGTATTAGTGCCGCCAACATCGAGAACAAGTTGGTAAGTCATCTTTTAACCTTCTTATTTTTATTCTTTGTTTTATGAGTTTGATTATAAACAATGATGCTATTAATAACAGAGAACAAAATAAAACTAATAATGGTATAGGCAAAAGAAAGCATAAGGGTAATTACTCCAAGATCTGTTGTTAATCTTTCTTCCTCAAGATAAATCACTATTATTTG is a window of Candidatus Woesearchaeota archaeon DNA encoding:
- a CDS encoding ROK family protein; translated protein: MTYQLVLDVGGTNTFVGVIEIKQKKPVLVYTNHHLTSSIKSFTSFFTPLVSYLQQKYHLRSCVIGAAGIIKDTKVSLVNANIIFDTKLLSKKTNLSINLINDFQALALGIQFLDKKDFLVVHKGNHVEHGTKAVIGAGTGLGKAILIYDQSKESYNSLPSEGGHGNLPLENVFDNELADYIKTHTKKQDYQEYPLSYEDVLSGRGLEILYAFMKETEFKQYKTLPEKLSAAEIAESQGKNPCSKKAMKLFVHYYARCSRNFALEVLPNGGLYLAGGIATHNPEIFTKYDFIKEFQKHAHPHYQTFLKRIPILVVKNNLISLLGAGSINEK